The following coding sequences lie in one Erwinia amylovora genomic window:
- the epmB gene encoding EF-P beta-lysylation protein EpmB produces MAHIVTLNTPVREEWLHQLADVITDPAELLQLLALQHHPELVSGHDARRLFALRVPKAFAARMRKGDPQDPLLLQVITSRQEFVDAPGYSADPLDEQSSVVPGLLHKYRNRALLLVKGGCAVNCRYCFRRHFPYQENQGNKRNWQQALEYIRQQPELDEIILSGGDPLMAKDHELDWLIGQLEQIPHLRRLRIHSRLPVVIPKRITEALCQRLAQTRLQTLMVTHINHAQEIDEDLRHGMRMLKRAGVTLLNQSVLLRDINDSAPVLAALSNALFDAGILPYYLHVLDKVQGAAHFYVSDERARIIVRELLTMVSGYMVPKLAREIGGEPSKTPLDLQLRQE; encoded by the coding sequence TGCATCAACTTGCTGATGTCATCACCGATCCCGCTGAATTGCTGCAGCTTTTAGCGTTGCAGCATCATCCTGAGCTGGTTTCAGGCCATGACGCACGGCGTCTTTTCGCCCTGCGCGTACCCAAGGCGTTTGCGGCACGTATGCGCAAAGGCGATCCGCAAGATCCTCTGCTGCTGCAGGTGATCACCTCGCGACAGGAGTTTGTCGATGCACCAGGTTACAGTGCCGATCCGCTCGATGAGCAGAGCAGCGTGGTGCCGGGTCTGTTACATAAATATCGTAATCGTGCGCTGTTGCTGGTCAAAGGCGGCTGCGCCGTCAATTGCCGTTACTGTTTCCGCCGTCATTTTCCCTACCAGGAGAACCAGGGGAATAAGCGCAACTGGCAGCAAGCCCTGGAGTATATCCGACAACAGCCAGAACTGGATGAGATTATTTTATCCGGTGGCGATCCGTTGATGGCGAAAGATCATGAGCTGGACTGGCTAATCGGCCAGCTTGAGCAGATCCCGCACCTCAGGCGTCTGCGTATTCACAGTCGTCTGCCGGTGGTGATCCCGAAACGTATTACCGAAGCCCTGTGTCAGCGCCTGGCTCAGACACGTCTGCAAACGCTGATGGTTACCCATATCAACCACGCTCAGGAGATTGATGAGGATCTGCGTCACGGCATGCGTATGCTGAAACGCGCCGGGGTCACCTTGCTTAACCAAAGCGTGCTGCTGCGCGATATCAACGACAGTGCGCCTGTGCTTGCCGCACTGAGCAATGCGCTGTTTGATGCCGGCATCCTGCCCTACTACCTGCACGTGCTGGATAAAGTGCAGGGCGCAGCGCATTTCTACGTCAGTGACGAGCGCGCACGCATCATCGTGCGTGAGCTGCTGACAATGGTCTCAGGCTACATGGTGCCAAAACTGGCGCGTGAGATTGGTGGGGAGCCGAGCAAAACGCCGCTGGATTTACAGCTGCGTCAGGAATAG
- a CDS encoding FxsA family protein, protein MRWLPFLIMFVLVWIEISLFIQVAHVVGVLLTMLLVIFTSCIGISLVKNQGMKNFMLMQQKLNAGESPAAEMIKSVSLMLAGFLLLLPGFFTDFIGLLLLLPPVQKHLTLKLMPYLKVWRGTGADSGFTVDGEFERKEAKRIEHDDGNPPHQ, encoded by the coding sequence GTGCGCTGGTTACCGTTCTTAATTATGTTTGTCCTGGTATGGATTGAGATTTCTCTTTTCATTCAGGTTGCCCATGTTGTTGGCGTGTTACTAACGATGCTGCTGGTGATTTTCACCTCCTGCATAGGTATTTCGCTGGTGAAAAACCAGGGAATGAAAAACTTCATGCTGATGCAGCAGAAGCTCAATGCGGGTGAAAGCCCCGCAGCAGAGATGATCAAAAGTGTGTCGTTGATGTTGGCGGGTTTTCTGCTGCTGTTGCCGGGCTTCTTTACCGACTTTATCGGCCTGCTGCTGCTGCTACCACCGGTGCAGAAGCATCTGACGCTCAAGCTCATGCCCTATCTGAAAGTGTGGCGAGGCACAGGCGCCGATAGCGGATTCACCGTTGACGGTGAGTTTGAGCGCAAAGAGGCTAAGCGGATTGAACACGACGATGGCAATCCCCCTCATCAATAA
- the groL gene encoding chaperonin GroEL (60 kDa chaperone family; promotes refolding of misfolded polypeptides especially under stressful conditions; forms two stacked rings of heptamers to form a barrel-shaped 14mer; ends can be capped by GroES; misfolded proteins enter the barrel where they are refolded when GroES binds), which yields MAAKDVKFGNDARVKMLRGVNVLADAVKVTLGPKGRNVVLDKSFGSPTITKDGVSVAREIELEDKFENMGAQMVKEVASKANDAAGDGTTTATVLAQSIVNEGLKAVAAGMNPMDLKRGIDKAVIAAVEELKKLSVPCSDSKAIAQVGTISANSDETVGELIAQAMEKVGKEGVITVEEGTGLQDELDVVEGMQFDRGYLSPYFINKPETGAVELESPFILLADKKISNIRELLPVLEAVAKAGKPLLIIAEDVEGEALATLVVNTMRGIVKVAAVKAPGFGDRRKAMLQDIAVLTGGTVISEEIGMELEKAALEDMGQAKRVVINKDTTTIIDGTGEEVAISGRVTQIRQQIEEATSDYDREKLQERVAKLAGGVAVLKVGAATEVEMKEKKARVEDALHATRAAVEEGVVAGGGVALVRVAAVLADLRGQNEDQNVGIKVALRAMESPLRQIVSNAGEEPSVVTNAVKAGEGNYGYNAQTEEYGNMIDFGILDPTKVTRSALQYAASVAGLMITTECMVTDLPKGDAPDLGAGGGMGGMGGMGGMM from the coding sequence ATGGCAGCTAAAGACGTAAAATTCGGTAATGACGCTCGCGTAAAAATGCTGCGCGGTGTCAACGTACTGGCAGATGCAGTAAAAGTGACCCTTGGCCCGAAAGGTCGTAACGTGGTGCTGGATAAATCCTTCGGTTCACCCACCATTACTAAAGATGGTGTTTCCGTAGCGCGTGAAATCGAACTGGAAGACAAGTTCGAAAACATGGGCGCACAGATGGTGAAAGAAGTCGCTTCTAAAGCCAACGATGCTGCCGGTGACGGCACCACCACCGCGACCGTACTGGCTCAGTCCATCGTTAACGAAGGCCTGAAAGCCGTTGCTGCTGGTATGAACCCAATGGACCTGAAGCGCGGTATCGACAAAGCAGTCATCGCTGCGGTTGAAGAGCTGAAAAAACTGTCTGTGCCTTGCTCTGACTCTAAAGCTATCGCTCAGGTAGGTACCATCTCTGCGAACTCCGACGAAACCGTGGGCGAACTGATTGCTCAGGCGATGGAAAAAGTGGGCAAAGAAGGTGTGATCACCGTTGAAGAAGGTACCGGCCTGCAGGACGAGCTGGACGTGGTTGAAGGTATGCAGTTCGACCGTGGCTACCTGTCGCCTTACTTCATCAACAAGCCAGAAACCGGTGCCGTAGAGCTGGAATCCCCGTTCATCCTGCTGGCTGATAAAAAAATCTCCAACATCCGTGAATTGCTGCCAGTACTGGAAGCGGTTGCTAAAGCCGGTAAACCACTGCTGATTATTGCGGAAGATGTGGAAGGCGAAGCGCTGGCTACTCTGGTGGTGAACACCATGCGTGGCATCGTGAAAGTGGCTGCGGTTAAGGCACCGGGCTTCGGCGATCGTCGTAAAGCCATGCTGCAGGATATCGCCGTGCTGACCGGTGGTACCGTGATCTCTGAAGAAATCGGTATGGAGTTGGAAAAAGCGGCTCTGGAAGATATGGGCCAGGCAAAACGCGTTGTTATCAATAAAGACACCACCACCATTATTGATGGCACCGGTGAAGAAGTGGCTATCTCTGGCCGCGTAACTCAGATCCGCCAGCAGATCGAAGAAGCGACTTCTGATTACGACCGTGAAAAACTGCAGGAGCGCGTAGCGAAACTGGCGGGCGGCGTAGCCGTACTGAAAGTGGGCGCAGCAACTGAAGTTGAAATGAAAGAGAAAAAAGCACGCGTTGAAGATGCCCTGCACGCAACCCGTGCTGCGGTTGAAGAAGGCGTGGTTGCTGGTGGTGGCGTGGCGCTGGTTCGCGTTGCGGCAGTGCTCGCTGACCTTCGTGGTCAGAACGAAGACCAGAACGTGGGTATCAAAGTTGCGCTACGCGCAATGGAGTCTCCACTGCGTCAGATCGTCTCTAACGCCGGTGAAGAGCCATCTGTAGTGACTAACGCCGTAAAAGCAGGCGAAGGTAACTACGGTTACAACGCGCAGACCGAAGAGTATGGCAACATGATCGACTTCGGTATCCTTGACCCGACTAAAGTGACCCGTTCTGCTCTGCAGTACGCGGCCTCTGTTGCTGGCCTGATGATCACTACCGAATGCATGGTGACCGACCTGCCTAAAGGCGATGCACCTGACTTAGGTGCTGGCGGCGGCATGGGTGGAATGGGCGGCATGGGCGGCATGATGTAA
- the aspA gene encoding aspartate ammonia-lyase: MVNNIRIEEDLLGMREVPADAYYGVHTLRAIENFYISNSKISDIPEFVRGMVMVKKAAALANKELQTIPRNVANAIINACDEVLNNGKCMDQFPIDVYQGGAGTSVNMNTNEVLANIGLELMGHQKGEYQFLNPNDHVNKCQSTNDAYPTGFRIAVYSSILKLLDAIGQLSEGFQRKAVEFTTILKMGRTQLQDAVPMTLGQEFHAFNVLLNEEIRSILRTAELLLEVNLGATAIGTRLNTPDGYQQLAVAKLAEVSGLACVPAEDLIEATSDCGAYVMVHSSLKRLAVKLSKICNDLRLLSSGPRAGLNEINLPELQAGSSIMPAKVNPVVPEVVNQVCFKVIGNDITVTMASEAGQLQLNVMEPVIGQALFESIHILTNACYNLLEKCVDGITANKAVCEAYVFNSIGIVTYLNPYIGHHNGDIVGKICAETGKSVREVVLERGLLTESELDDIFSTQNLMFPVYKARRYTDENEQ, from the coding sequence ATGGTTAATAACATTCGTATCGAAGAAGACCTGCTGGGCATGCGCGAAGTTCCTGCGGATGCCTACTACGGTGTTCATACTCTGCGTGCGATTGAAAACTTTTACATTAGCAACAGCAAAATCAGCGATATTCCTGAGTTTGTTCGTGGCATGGTGATGGTTAAAAAGGCAGCAGCGTTGGCGAACAAAGAATTACAAACGATCCCGCGCAACGTGGCGAATGCCATTATCAATGCCTGCGACGAAGTGCTGAATAACGGTAAGTGTATGGATCAGTTTCCGATCGATGTGTATCAGGGCGGAGCGGGCACTTCAGTCAATATGAACACCAATGAGGTGCTGGCTAACATCGGCCTGGAGTTAATGGGCCACCAGAAAGGTGAGTATCAGTTTCTTAACCCGAACGATCACGTCAACAAATGCCAGTCCACCAACGATGCCTATCCTACCGGTTTTCGCATCGCGGTTTACAGCTCCATTCTCAAACTCCTCGACGCTATTGGTCAATTGAGCGAAGGCTTTCAGCGGAAAGCGGTTGAGTTTACTACCATCCTGAAAATGGGGCGCACCCAGTTACAGGACGCGGTGCCGATGACCCTCGGCCAGGAGTTTCATGCCTTCAACGTGTTGTTAAACGAAGAGATACGTAGCATTTTGCGCACCGCAGAATTGCTGCTGGAAGTCAATCTTGGCGCAACGGCAATCGGTACACGCCTCAACACCCCGGATGGCTATCAGCAGCTGGCGGTGGCAAAACTGGCGGAAGTCAGCGGCCTGGCCTGTGTTCCAGCCGAAGACTTAATTGAAGCCACTTCCGACTGCGGTGCCTATGTAATGGTACACAGCTCGCTGAAGCGCCTGGCGGTAAAGCTGTCGAAAATCTGTAATGACCTGCGCCTGCTCTCCTCCGGTCCGCGCGCCGGGCTGAACGAAATCAACCTGCCAGAATTGCAGGCCGGTTCGTCAATCATGCCAGCCAAGGTGAACCCGGTGGTGCCGGAAGTGGTCAATCAGGTGTGCTTCAAAGTTATTGGCAACGATATCACCGTTACCATGGCTTCTGAAGCCGGTCAGCTGCAGCTAAACGTGATGGAACCCGTGATCGGTCAGGCGCTGTTCGAATCCATTCATATTCTGACAAACGCCTGCTATAACCTGCTGGAAAAATGCGTCGACGGCATCACCGCCAACAAAGCGGTATGTGAAGCCTACGTGTTTAACTCGATCGGTATCGTCACCTACCTTAACCCGTATATCGGCCACCATAACGGCGATATCGTCGGCAAAATCTGCGCAGAAACGGGTAAAAGCGTGCGTGAAGTGGTGCTGGAGCGTGGTCTGCTGACTGAAAGCGAGCTGGATGATATCTTCTCTACACAAAATTTGATGTTCCCGGTGTATAAAGCCAGGCGTTACACGGATGAAAACGAACAGTAA
- a CDS encoding co-chaperone GroES, with product MKIRPLHDRVIVKRKEVESKSAGGIVLTGSAAGKSTRGEVLAVGNGRILESGDVKPLDVKVGDVVIFSEGYGAKTEKIDNEEVLIISESDILAIVEA from the coding sequence ATGAAAATTCGTCCATTGCACGATCGTGTGATCGTCAAGCGCAAAGAAGTTGAATCCAAATCTGCTGGCGGCATTGTACTGACCGGTTCTGCAGCGGGTAAATCTACCCGTGGTGAAGTGCTGGCAGTTGGCAACGGCCGCATCCTGGAAAGCGGTGATGTGAAGCCGCTGGACGTGAAAGTGGGTGACGTGGTCATCTTCAGCGAAGGCTACGGCGCGAAAACCGAAAAAATCGACAACGAAGAAGTTCTGATCATCTCAGAAAGCGACATTCTGGCGATTGTTGAAGCGTAA
- a CDS encoding DUF4156 domain-containing protein, with amino-acid sequence MRINLLGLSVAALLLAGCSSSHTLSSAGERVTFTDQQPTSRCQLLGNVTGAQSNWFSGSGGEGSSLRGAANDLRNRAAEMGGNVIYGATSPTQNFWSSFAPLDSKMSGQVYKCP; translated from the coding sequence ATGCGGATCAACTTGCTGGGACTCTCTGTGGCGGCGCTGCTGCTGGCAGGCTGTAGTTCTTCTCACACGCTGAGTTCTGCGGGCGAGCGCGTGACCTTTACTGACCAGCAGCCAACCAGTCGCTGCCAGCTGTTGGGCAACGTCACCGGCGCACAAAGTAACTGGTTCTCTGGCTCCGGTGGGGAAGGCAGTTCATTGCGCGGTGCGGCTAACGATTTGCGTAACCGTGCGGCGGAGATGGGCGGCAACGTGATCTATGGTGCTACCAGTCCTACCCAGAACTTCTGGTCCAGCTTCGCACCGCTGGATAGTAAGATGAGCGGCCAGGTCTATAAGTGCCCTTAA